A genomic segment from Aegilops tauschii subsp. strangulata cultivar AL8/78 chromosome 1, Aet v6.0, whole genome shotgun sequence encodes:
- the LOC109743697 gene encoding mitogen-activated protein kinase kinase kinase 18-like: MSVSKQWTRVRTLGRGASGAEVFLAADDASGQLFAVKSAVGAACAAALRREQMVMAGLSSPRVVSCIGGRGARDGSYQLFLEFAPGGSLVEQVMSNGGLDERAVRDYAADVAAALAYLHGAGMVHGDVKARNVVIGADGRAKLADFGCARKVGAGVPIIGGTPAFMAPEVARGEEQGPAADVWALGCTVIEMATGRAPWTGMDGNALAALHRIGYTEAVPELPQWLSAEAKDFLARCLVRQANDRCTAAQLLEHPFLAAAVVDAKAEAVESKWVSPKSTLDAAFWESESDADEADDEPSHGAAERRISALACPASALPDWDSDEGWIDVLSGPTEAADAVAAPAKERTGIIVHDAITSEEESIGAVFGALDITVDVEHGSVLNAGQETYADESVVGHKSVMQSISFMPKHSASPALLLCLSAHTRAPRCDTIDRQIPRKN, encoded by the exons ATGTCTGTGAGCAAGCAATGGACGCGGGTGCGGACGCTCGGCCGCGGCGCGTCGGGGGCAGAGGTGTTCCTCGCGGCGGACGACGCCTCCGGGCAGCTCTTCGCGGTCAAGTCCGCCGTGGGGGCGGCGTGCGCGGCGGCGCTCAGGAGGGAGCAGATGGTGATGGCCGGCCTGAGCTCCCCGCGCGTCGTATCCTGCATCGGCGGCCGCGGCGCCCGCGACGGCTCCTACCAGCTCTTCCTCGAGTTCGCCCCCGGCGGCtcgctggtggagcaggtgatgaGCAACGGGGGCCTCGACGAGCGCGCCGTCCGCGACTACGCGGCCGATGTGGCGGCCGCGCTCGCGTACCTCCACGGCGCTGGGATGGTGCACGGGGACGTCAAGGCGAGGAACGTCGTGATCGGCGCCGACGGCCGCGCCAAGCTCGCGGATTTCGGCTGCGCGAGGAAAGTGGGCGCCGGCGTGCCGATCATCGGCGGCACGCCCGCGTTCATGGCGCCGGAGGTGGCGCGCGGCGAGGAGCAGGGCCCCGCGGCCGACGTCTGGGCGCTCGGATGCACGGTCATCGAGATGGCCACCGGCCGCGCCCCGTGGACCGGCATGGACGGCAACGCGCTCGCCGCGCTGCATCGGATCGGGTACACCGAGGCTGTTCCCGAGCTGCCCCAATGGCTGTCCGCTGAGGCGAAGGACTTCTTGGCCAGATGCCTTGTCAGGCAGGCCAACGACCGGTGCACGGCGGCACAGCTGCTGGAGCATCCGTTCTtggccgccgccgtcgtcgacgCGAAGGCAGAAGCCGTGGAGAGCAAATGGGTGTCGCCGAAGAGCACGCTGGACGCGGCATTCTGGGAGTCAGAGTCCGACGCCGACGAGGCGGACGACGAGCCGTCGCACGGCGCGGCCGAGAGGAGGATCAGCGCATTGGCCTGCCCTGCTTCGGCGCTCCCGGACTGGGACTCGGACGAGGGATGGATCGACGTGCTCTCCGGGCCGACGGAAGCAGCGGACGCAGTTGCCGCGCCGGCCAAGGAGAGGACTGGCATCATCGTGCACGACGCGATCACCAGTGAAGAGGAGTCGATCGGCGCAGTGTTCGGTGCTCTCGACATTACCGTGGACGTGGAGCACGGCAGCGTGCTCAACGCAGGGCAAGAAACATATGCTGATGAGTCAGTAGTAGGGCACA AATCAGTAATGCAATCGATTTCGTTCATGCCAAAGCACTCTGCTTCGCCAGCGCTGCTCCTCTGTTTATCTGCTCATACTCGTGCTCCCCGTTGCGACACGATTGATCGGCAAATTCCGAGAAAAAATTAG
- the LOC109743698 gene encoding mitogen-activated protein kinase kinase kinase 18-like, whose protein sequence is MASKQWTRVQTIGRGASGAEVFLASDDVSGELFAVKSATAACASALKREEDLMSCLRSSRVVSCIGGRAARDGSYQLFLEFAPGGSLADRAAIDGGLDERTVRGYAADVAAGLAYLHGAGMVHGDVKARNVVIGADGRAKLADFGCARKVGAGVPIIGGTPAFMAPEVARGEEQGPAADVWALGCTVVEMATGRAPWNGMDGDALAALHRIGYTEAVPEVPQWLSVEAKDFLRRCLVRQASDRCTAAQLLEHRFLASAVVDAKPQAVESKWVSPKSTLDAAFWESESDTDEAEHDSAAERRIGALACPASALPEWDSDEGWIDVLSAPTEAVAVPAKETTVIIVDDAITSEEESVDAESGFLDIAVDVEHSSFLHAGETYEADPVVRHCQFLKSFVSGQLVPCSKLLVQTVLCCNIITDAIEFVVTQTVSCLALLLFFVSAHNSAPHCDVNEFKEKLGCVRRIRWVDNFGGKLGHTYSN, encoded by the coding sequence ATGGCGAGCAAACAATGGACGCGGGTGCAGACGATCGGCCGCGGCGCGTCGGGGGCCGAGGTCTTCCTCGCGTCGGACGACGTGTCGGGCGAGCTCTTCGCGGTCAAGTCCGCCACGGCAGCGTGCGCCTCAGCTCTTAAGAGGGAGGAGGACCTCATGTCCTGCCTGCGCTCCTCGCGCGTCGTCTCCTGCATCGGCGGCCGCGCCGCCCGCGACGGCTCCTACCAGCTCTTCCTCGAGTTCGCCCCGGGAGGCTCGCTGGCGGACCGGGCGGCGATCGACGGGGGGCTCGACGAGCGCACCGTCCGCGGGTACGCCGCAGACGTGGCGGCCGGGCTCGCGTACCTTCACGGCGCCGGGATGGTGCACGGGGACGTCAAGGCCAGGAACGTCGTGATCGGCGCCGACGGCCGCGCCAAGCTCGCGGACTTCGGCTGCGCGAGGAAAGTGGGCGCTGGCGTGCCGATCATCGGCGGCACGCCCGCGTTCATGGCGCCGGAGGTGGCGCGCGGCGAGGAGCAGGGCCCCGCGGCCGACGTCTGGGCGCTTGGCTGCACGGTCGTCGAGATGGCCACCGGCCGCGCCCCGTGGAACGGCATGGACGGCGACGCGCTCGCCGCGCTGCACCGGATCGGGTACACGGAGGCCGTCCCAGAGGTGCCCCAATGGCTGTCCGTCGAGGCCAAGGACTTCCTGCGCCGGTGCTTGGTCAGGCAGGCCAGCGACCGGTGCACGGCGGCGCAGCTGCTGGAGCACCGGTTCTTGGCCTCCGCCGTGGTCGACGCGAAGCCGCAAGCCGTGGAGAGCAAATGGGTGTCGCCCAAGAGCACGCTGGACGCGGCATTCTGGGAGTCGGAGTCAGACACCGACGAGGCGGAGCACGACAGCGCGGCCGAGAGGAGGATCGGAGCATTGGCCTGCCCTGCCTCGGCGCTCCCAGAGTGGGACTCCGACGAGGGCTGGATCGACGTCCTATCCGCACCAACGGAAGCAGTTGCCgtgccggccaaggagacgaccGTCATCATCGTGGACGACGCGATCACAAGTGAAGAAGAATCAGTAGATGCAGAGTCCGGCTTTCTCGACATTGCCGTTGACGTAGAGCACAGCAGCTTCCTCCACGCAGGAGAAACGTACGAGGCTGATCCAGTCGTTAGGCATTGTCAGTTTTTGAAGAGTTTTGTTTCTGGCCAATTAGTGCCATGTAGTAAATTGTTAGTGCAAACAGTACTGTGTTGCAACATAATCACTGATGCAATCGAATTCGTTGTTACACAAACAGTATCCTGCTTGGCGCTGCTCCTCTTTTTTGTCTCCGCTCATAATTCTGCTCCCCATTGCGACGTCAACGAATTCAAAGAAAAATTAGGCTGTGTCCGCCGAATCCGATGGGTCGACAATTTCGGGGGGAAATTAGGTCACACATACAGTAACTAA